Proteins encoded together in one Triticum dicoccoides isolate Atlit2015 ecotype Zavitan chromosome 7B, WEW_v2.0, whole genome shotgun sequence window:
- the LOC119338328 gene encoding spermidine synthase 1: MEAETAAKRARENEGAAAADGAGEQAGISAVIPGWFSEISPMWPGEAHSLKVEKVLFQGKSDYQDVLVFQSSTYGKVLVLDGVIQVTERDECAYQEMITHLPLCSIKDPKKVLVIGGGDGGVLREVSRHSSVEQIDICEIDKMVVDVSKQFFPHLALGFEDPRVSLHIGDGVAFLKNAPEGTYDAVIVDSSDPVGPAQELFEKPFFESVSRALRPGGVVCTQAESIWLHMHIIEDIVTNCRQVFKGSVNYAWTTVPTYPSGVIGFMLCSTEGPSVDFQHPVFSIEEDEYSTKSKGPLKFYNSEFHTASFCLPSFARRVIEAKAN, encoded by the exons AtggaggccgagacggcggcgaagaGGGCGCGGGAGAACGAGGGCGCTGCGGCGGCGGACGGAGCCGGGGAGCAGGCGGGGATCTCCGCCGTCATCCCCGGATGGTTCTCCGAGATCAGCCCCATGtggcccggcgaggcgcactcgcTCAAGGTGGAGAAGGTCCTGTTCCAAGGCAAGTCGGACTACCAAGACGTGCTGGTTTTCCAGTCCTCCACCTACGGGAAGGTGCTCGTCCTGGATGGGGTGATCCAGGTGACCGAGAGGGACGAGTGCGCCTACCAGGAGATGATCACCCACCTCCCTCTCTGCTCAATCAAAGACCCCAAGAAGGTCCTGGTCATCGGGGGCGGAGACGGCGGCGTTCTGCGGGAGGTCTCACGGCACTCCTCGGTGGAGCAGATCGACATCTGCGAGATCGACAAGATGGTGGTCGATGTGTCGAAGCAGTTCTTCCCTCACCTGGCCCTCGGGTTCGAGGACCCTCGCGTGTCCCTGCACATCGGCGACGGCGTCGCCTTCCTGAAGAATGCTCCAGAGGGCACCTATGATGCAGTGATCGTCGATTCCTCCGACCCAGTAGGCCCTGCCCAGGAGCTGTTCGAGAAGCCGTTCTTCGAGTCCGTCTCCAGGGCTCTGCGTCCGGGCGGGGTCGTCTGCACCCAGGCGGAGAGCATATGGCTGCACATGCACATCATAGAGGACATTGTCACCAACTGTCGCCAGGTTTTCAAAGGCTCGGTGAACTACGCATGGACTACGGTGCCCACATACCCAAG CGGAGTGATAGGTTTCATGCTCTGCTCCACGGAGGGACCTAGTGTTGATTTCCAGCATCCCGTCTTCAGCATCGAGGAGGACGAATACTCCACAAAATCAAAGGGGCCGCTCAAGTTCTACAATTCCGAGTTCCACACCGCATCGTTTTGTTTGCCATCATTTGCGAGGAGGGTCATTGAGGCCAAGGCTAACTAG